One Halopelagius inordinatus genomic region harbors:
- a CDS encoding mandelate racemase/muconate lactonizing enzyme family protein, giving the protein MEIVHLDVIPLSHTLPEGEGVGDARGFGRERATTLLRAETDTGRVGWGETFVPGRIAKATIEELFRDDVVGMDPFDVESLADRSYTDPYHFGESVFVQSAVSALDVACWDIIGQEVGRPIHRLLGGRKRETLTPYASTMYFTEADRDIAEPIERAVEEGFTAAKIKIGNGVEDDVRRVRTAREILGDDATLMVDVNGNYRPEQAVRTATAIAEYDIGWMEEPVPPENLSGYRELKRSVDIPIAAGEAHYGRFEFKRLIDDRLVDIVQPNLARCGGLSEARTIAKLATTENVGVRPHIWNSAVGLAAAVQFAASVSDYPHTRNVPDPMVVEFDRSENPLREELLEDPFDPTGGVLDVPQGPGLGIEVDEEAVERYRVE; this is encoded by the coding sequence ATGGAAATCGTCCACCTCGACGTGATTCCGCTCTCCCACACCCTCCCCGAGGGCGAGGGAGTCGGCGACGCCCGCGGATTCGGCAGAGAGCGCGCGACGACGCTGCTCCGCGCTGAGACCGACACCGGTCGGGTCGGGTGGGGCGAAACGTTCGTCCCCGGCCGCATCGCCAAAGCGACCATCGAGGAACTGTTCCGCGACGACGTCGTCGGGATGGACCCCTTCGACGTGGAGTCTCTGGCCGATCGGTCCTACACCGACCCGTACCACTTCGGCGAGAGCGTCTTCGTCCAAAGCGCGGTCAGCGCACTCGACGTGGCCTGCTGGGACATCATCGGACAGGAGGTCGGTCGGCCGATTCACCGCCTGTTGGGCGGGCGCAAACGGGAGACGCTCACGCCGTACGCCTCGACGATGTACTTCACGGAGGCGGACCGAGACATCGCAGAGCCGATAGAACGGGCCGTCGAGGAGGGGTTCACCGCCGCGAAGATAAAAATCGGGAACGGCGTCGAAGACGACGTGCGGCGCGTGCGAACCGCCCGGGAGATACTCGGCGACGACGCGACGCTGATGGTGGACGTTAACGGGAACTACCGCCCGGAGCAGGCCGTCCGAACCGCGACGGCGATAGCGGAGTACGATATCGGCTGGATGGAAGAACCGGTTCCGCCGGAGAACCTCTCGGGCTACCGCGAACTGAAGCGGAGCGTCGATATCCCAATCGCGGCCGGAGAGGCCCACTACGGTCGATTCGAGTTCAAGCGACTCATCGACGACAGACTCGTCGACATCGTCCAACCGAATCTCGCGCGGTGCGGGGGTCTCTCGGAGGCGCGCACCATCGCGAAACTGGCGACGACGGAGAACGTCGGCGTCAGACCCCACATCTGGAACAGCGCGGTCGGACTCGCCGCGGCGGTCCAGTTCGCCGCCAGCGTCTCCGACTACCCCCACACGCGGAACGTCCCCGACCCGATGGTGGTCGAGTTCGACCGGAGCGAGAACCCCCTGCGCGAGGAGTTGCTCGAAGACCCGTTCGACCCGACGGGCGGCGTCCTCGACGTGCCGCAGGGGCCGGGCCTCGGAATCGAGGTGGACGAGGAGGCGGTAGAGCGGTACAGAGTCGAGTAG
- a CDS encoding dihydrodipicolinate synthase family protein, protein MPLSDEHLRRRLRGVAVGLLTPFDEELEIEHHKLAENAQTLAGEGIQTFLAAANISEYHSLSQRERIAVTETSVDALSSDACVLAGVGGSTANALELVEAYDRIGVDAMMIMPPDHTYLHERGLLRYYEKLDDATDTPLVPYVRGFDPSVSYLRDLTHVDGVVGIKYALKDQVKLGAGVDAGADDVVWVDGLAEPYAVGFWNEGIEGFSAGVSNFRPEVGLALFDALSDSDWERAREIRDITLPYQNFRECTGEDNEIAGAISVSAVKKGLELAGLHGGRVREPIRSLSPADERTAEEIYAKLDDDIERVIG, encoded by the coding sequence ATGCCACTGTCAGACGAGCATCTGCGGCGACGCCTCCGCGGCGTTGCCGTCGGGTTACTGACGCCGTTCGACGAGGAGTTGGAGATAGAGCATCACAAACTGGCCGAGAACGCCCAGACGTTGGCCGGAGAAGGTATCCAGACGTTTCTCGCCGCGGCGAACATCAGCGAATACCACTCCCTGTCACAGCGCGAACGCATCGCAGTGACCGAGACGAGCGTCGACGCGCTTTCGTCCGACGCCTGTGTGCTCGCCGGCGTCGGCGGTTCGACGGCGAACGCGTTGGAACTCGTCGAAGCGTACGACAGAATCGGCGTGGACGCGATGATGATTATGCCGCCCGACCACACGTACCTCCACGAGCGCGGACTGTTGCGGTACTACGAGAAACTCGACGACGCCACCGACACACCCCTCGTACCCTACGTGCGCGGCTTCGACCCGTCGGTGTCCTATCTCCGGGACCTGACGCACGTAGACGGCGTCGTCGGTATCAAATACGCGCTGAAAGATCAGGTAAAACTCGGCGCGGGCGTCGACGCCGGCGCGGACGACGTGGTGTGGGTGGACGGCCTCGCGGAACCGTACGCGGTGGGCTTTTGGAACGAAGGCATCGAGGGCTTCTCCGCGGGAGTGAGCAACTTCCGTCCGGAGGTCGGACTCGCTCTGTTCGACGCCCTCTCGGACTCCGACTGGGAACGCGCCCGGGAGATTCGCGACATCACGCTCCCGTATCAGAACTTCCGCGAGTGCACCGGCGAAGACAACGAAATCGCGGGCGCGATAAGCGTCTCCGCGGTGAAGAAGGGCCTCGAACTCGCCGGACTCCACGGCGGCAGGGTCAGAGAACCGATTCGCTCGCTCTCGCCCGCGGACGAACGGACGGCCGAGGAGATATACGCCAAACTCGACGACGACATCGAACGGGTCATCGGATAA
- a CDS encoding SGNH/GDSL hydrolase family protein produces the protein MDRHGIQFHNVQELRDAEGDGDRIQRVPEDVRTRLNDGARTRMCHPAGVELRFVSEGPVRVTLSSRVRDSTVRPFWGDFQASGEEVVVGEDPTTVELELPEQLTDLRPSARDGLRYDPRVCRLVLPGEHRGGHVRFHGVEGDVRPPTESELPSVRYLAYGTSITEGEAPVSETLTYVNQAARRLGADPINLGSCGSAYCDEAMAEHIAGRDDWDVATLSISVNMLGTFSVDAFRNRAAAMVDAVAGANPNRPVACITIFPNARDYRVSYEDDDECERFRDALRTVVAESDRENVHLLEGPDLLPTAAGLTTDLGHPGDDAMIRIGENLARELKPLLADADSTL, from the coding sequence ATGGACCGACACGGCATCCAGTTTCACAACGTGCAGGAACTCCGAGACGCGGAGGGAGACGGCGACAGGATTCAACGCGTTCCCGAGGACGTCCGGACTCGACTGAACGACGGCGCGCGGACTCGGATGTGTCACCCCGCGGGCGTCGAACTTCGGTTCGTCTCCGAGGGGCCCGTCCGAGTGACGCTCTCCTCGCGCGTGCGAGACAGTACGGTGCGACCGTTCTGGGGCGATTTCCAAGCTAGCGGCGAGGAAGTCGTCGTGGGAGAGGACCCGACGACCGTCGAACTCGAACTCCCCGAACAACTGACCGACCTGCGCCCCTCCGCCCGAGACGGCCTCCGGTACGACCCGCGCGTGTGCCGTCTCGTCCTCCCGGGAGAGCACCGCGGGGGACACGTTCGGTTCCACGGCGTCGAGGGGGACGTCCGCCCGCCGACGGAGTCGGAACTCCCGTCGGTGCGGTATCTCGCGTACGGCACGTCGATAACCGAGGGGGAAGCGCCCGTCAGCGAGACGCTCACGTACGTCAATCAGGCGGCGCGACGCCTCGGGGCCGACCCGATAAACCTCGGGTCGTGCGGGTCCGCCTACTGCGACGAAGCGATGGCCGAACACATCGCCGGCCGCGACGACTGGGACGTGGCAACGCTCTCGATTTCGGTGAACATGCTCGGAACGTTCTCGGTGGACGCGTTCCGAAACCGGGCGGCCGCGATGGTCGACGCCGTCGCGGGAGCGAACCCCAACCGGCCCGTCGCTTGCATCACTATCTTCCCGAACGCGCGCGACTACCGAGTTAGCTACGAGGACGACGACGAGTGCGAACGCTTCCGCGACGCACTGAGAACCGTCGTCGCCGAGTCCGACCGAGAGAACGTCCACCTCCTCGAAGGACCGGACCTACTTCCGACGGCCGCCGGACTGACGACGGACCTCGGTCACCCCGGCGACGACGCCATGATACGGATCGGAGAGAACCTCGCGCGCGAGTTGAAACCGTTGCTGGCGGATGCGGATTCGACGCTCTGA
- a CDS encoding Gfo/Idh/MocA family protein: MTYTAGIIGTGGIAGMGILGMHDEEAIGTEKIEASHAGGYAATEDVELVAVADVDEEKLDRFGTAWEISDDRRYVGHEAMLEAEELDVVSVCTPSFLHRDHVVDAARSAADPDVVWCEKPIASQVSDAEEMVSVCAETDTELVVNHSFRFTDKLRRLRELVVEEDVLGDVHSVSTQYRMELMRNSTHVLDTLVYLLDARADRVSGYVTGENEAVDSLDVDRDVDDSGGGGHVVMDDGTFVTVDCTVPREDSSMTLNFVGSEGKLYMNNDDGEWRYWSLEDGDHVETPLPGIDGSWTWDDDYQRSFANAANHVQALLDGDAENRSPGEEATRSLEIIVAFYLSHYTGGTVSVPLERPLRDVTITSW, from the coding sequence ATGACATACACCGCGGGCATCATCGGCACCGGCGGAATCGCCGGCATGGGCATCCTCGGAATGCACGACGAGGAGGCCATCGGGACGGAGAAGATAGAGGCGAGTCACGCGGGCGGGTACGCCGCCACCGAGGACGTCGAACTCGTCGCCGTCGCCGACGTTGACGAAGAGAAACTCGACCGGTTCGGGACGGCGTGGGAGATATCCGACGACCGGCGGTACGTGGGTCACGAGGCGATGCTCGAAGCCGAGGAGTTAGACGTCGTCTCGGTCTGTACGCCGTCGTTCCTCCACCGCGACCACGTCGTGGACGCGGCGCGGTCGGCGGCGGACCCCGACGTGGTCTGGTGCGAGAAACCCATCGCGTCGCAGGTCAGCGATGCAGAAGAGATGGTGTCGGTCTGCGCGGAGACGGACACCGAACTCGTCGTCAATCACTCGTTTCGGTTCACCGACAAACTCCGCCGCCTCCGCGAACTCGTCGTCGAAGAGGACGTCCTCGGCGACGTTCACTCCGTCAGCACCCAGTACCGGATGGAACTGATGCGCAACTCGACGCACGTGCTCGATACCCTCGTCTACCTCCTCGACGCGCGGGCGGACCGGGTGTCCGGGTACGTCACCGGCGAGAACGAGGCGGTCGATTCGCTGGACGTGGACCGAGACGTCGACGACTCCGGCGGCGGCGGCCACGTCGTCATGGACGACGGCACGTTCGTCACCGTCGACTGCACCGTCCCCCGAGAGGACTCCTCGATGACGCTCAACTTCGTCGGGAGCGAAGGGAAACTCTACATGAACAACGACGACGGCGAGTGGCGCTACTGGTCCTTGGAGGACGGCGACCACGTCGAGACGCCGTTACCGGGAATCGACGGGTCGTGGACGTGGGACGACGACTACCAGCGGTCGTTCGCGAACGCGGCGAACCACGTCCAAGCGCTTCTCGACGGCGACGCGGAGAACCGGTCGCCCGGAGAGGAGGCGACCCGGTCGCTCGAAATCATCGTCGCGTTCTACCTCTCTCACTACACCGGCGGCACCGTCTCGGTACCGCTAGAGAGGCCGCTTCGAGACGTGACGATAACCTCGTGGTGA
- a CDS encoding AEC family transporter, translated as MSVALKLGYMLVLLGTGLVAKSTGVVDETRRDRLTFFAFYLALPALVFTSTYAQPIGEVITPSLMFGLWAVLFLMVGISFLVHRSIVGRDTRSVAIVQSYHSNFGFLGLPLVASTFGPTATAKASIILGVGSLTQVPLTIALLISINDADVSFREEAVEVVKTPVIPSLVAGLTFSYFGLGVPSVLASGLEAVAGLALPVALVCVGASLSARTDSFDLRTVGSVVGLKVFLMPFVALLVFSAMGSEWSTVQAGVTMLAAPTAVSTFIYTNELGGDPGLASMNVFVTTVVSVGTLLAVLGFLV; from the coding sequence ATGAGCGTCGCACTGAAGTTGGGATATATGCTCGTTCTCCTCGGCACCGGCCTCGTCGCGAAGTCGACGGGCGTCGTCGACGAGACTCGCCGCGACAGACTCACGTTCTTCGCGTTCTACCTCGCGCTTCCCGCCCTCGTGTTCACCTCGACGTACGCACAGCCAATCGGTGAGGTCATCACGCCCTCGTTGATGTTCGGACTGTGGGCCGTCCTGTTTCTGATGGTCGGCATCAGCTTTCTCGTCCACCGGTCCATCGTCGGGCGAGACACCCGAAGCGTCGCCATCGTCCAGTCGTACCACAGCAACTTCGGCTTTCTCGGCCTTCCCCTCGTCGCGTCCACGTTCGGCCCCACCGCGACGGCGAAAGCGAGCATCATCCTCGGCGTCGGGTCACTCACGCAGGTTCCGTTGACCATCGCGTTGCTCATCTCCATCAACGACGCGGACGTCTCGTTCCGCGAGGAAGCCGTCGAGGTGGTCAAGACGCCGGTCATCCCCTCTCTCGTGGCCGGTCTGACGTTCTCGTACTTCGGACTCGGCGTCCCCTCCGTCCTCGCGTCCGGACTGGAGGCGGTCGCCGGACTCGCGCTTCCCGTCGCCCTCGTCTGCGTCGGTGCCTCCCTCTCGGCGCGGACGGACTCGTTCGACCTCCGGACGGTCGGGTCCGTCGTCGGATTGAAGGTGTTTCTCATGCCGTTCGTCGCACTCCTCGTGTTCTCCGCGATGGGGTCGGAGTGGTCGACCGTTCAGGCGGGCGTGACGATGCTCGCCGCGCCGACGGCCGTCTCGACGTTCATCTACACGAACGAACTCGGTGGCGACCCGGGATTGGCGTCGATGAACGTCTTCGTGACGACAGTCGTCTCCGTCGGGACGCTTCTGGCCGTGCTCGGGTTCCTCGTCTGA
- a CDS encoding IclR family transcriptional regulator has protein sequence MPETDRRKGRTIRSVKIAFNVIDLLQERGRIGVTEIADELGHSKSTVHSHLRTLEERKILVRERDGYRLSLRFLDMATHVREQVGNYDVIREQVDALAEETGEIVQFGIEEHGQVSYLYKAAGEYAVETRSRVGTQAPMYSTSLGKTILAYLPAERTEEIVQSMSFEPVTANTVTSESELYENLEAIRERGFGIDDEENIEGLRCVSAPVRNGEDILGAVSITGPSSRFTEDKLHGELSDHVQRAANVIELNTKFS, from the coding sequence ATGCCAGAGACTGACAGACGCAAGGGACGCACCATCCGGTCGGTGAAGATAGCGTTCAACGTCATCGACCTCTTGCAGGAACGGGGTCGAATCGGCGTGACCGAAATCGCCGACGAGTTGGGGCACTCGAAGAGCACCGTCCACAGTCACCTCAGAACCCTCGAAGAGCGCAAGATACTCGTCCGCGAGAGGGACGGCTACCGTCTCAGCCTCCGCTTTCTCGACATGGCGACGCACGTCCGCGAACAGGTCGGGAACTACGACGTCATCCGCGAACAGGTCGATGCATTGGCCGAGGAGACGGGCGAAATCGTCCAGTTCGGCATCGAAGAGCACGGACAGGTGTCGTATCTCTACAAGGCCGCGGGAGAGTACGCCGTCGAAACCCGCTCTCGGGTCGGAACCCAGGCGCCCATGTACTCTACGTCGTTGGGAAAGACCATCCTCGCGTACCTCCCGGCGGAACGCACCGAGGAGATCGTCCAGTCGATGTCGTTCGAACCGGTGACCGCGAACACCGTGACGAGCGAATCGGAACTGTACGAGAACCTCGAAGCCATCCGGGAACGCGGGTTCGGCATCGACGACGAGGAGAACATCGAGGGACTCCGCTGCGTCTCCGCGCCGGTCAGGAACGGCGAGGACATCCTCGGCGCGGTCAGCATCACCGGCCCGTCGAGTCGGTTCACCGAGGACAAACTCCACGGCGAACTCTCGGACCACGTACAGCGTGCGGCAAACGTCATCGAACTCAACACCAAGTTCTCGTAG
- a CDS encoding fumarylacetoacetate hydrolase family protein — translation MRFVRFTADGSVAWGVQVDDQVHDLRAHATGVPSYSDVAYPGYRNRVRDAVDRGSLPVHEVGEVKLLAPVPKPGKMICVGLNYHDHAEEQDEDVPEKPMLFAKASSSVTNPEDPIVHPNDVEQVDYEVELGVVVGRTARNVDEADAADYVAGYTVVNDVSARDAQFEDEQFFRGKSYDTFAPMGPALVTGDELDPNDLAVECTVNGDVKQSSTTAEFIFDVGELVEYLSHRMTLHPGDVISTGTPGGVGIFRDPPELLDAGDSVTVSVEGVGDLTNPVVADD, via the coding sequence ATGCGGTTCGTACGATTCACAGCAGACGGAAGCGTCGCTTGGGGCGTCCAAGTCGACGACCAGGTGCACGACCTTCGGGCGCACGCCACCGGCGTGCCCTCGTACAGCGATGTCGCGTATCCGGGGTACCGAAACCGGGTTCGAGACGCGGTCGACCGGGGGTCGCTCCCGGTCCACGAGGTAGGCGAGGTGAAACTGTTAGCTCCGGTACCGAAACCCGGCAAGATGATCTGCGTCGGTCTGAACTACCACGACCACGCCGAAGAACAGGACGAAGACGTGCCCGAGAAACCGATGCTCTTCGCGAAGGCGTCCTCGTCGGTGACCAACCCCGAGGACCCCATCGTCCACCCGAACGACGTCGAACAGGTCGACTACGAAGTCGAACTGGGGGTCGTCGTCGGACGCACCGCCCGAAACGTGGACGAAGCGGACGCCGCCGACTACGTCGCGGGATACACCGTCGTCAACGACGTGAGCGCACGCGACGCGCAGTTCGAAGACGAACAGTTCTTCCGCGGGAAGAGTTACGACACGTTCGCTCCGATGGGTCCGGCCCTCGTCACGGGCGACGAACTGGACCCGAACGACTTAGCGGTGGAGTGTACCGTCAACGGTGACGTAAAGCAGTCCTCGACGACGGCGGAGTTCATCTTCGACGTCGGCGAACTCGTCGAATATCTCTCTCACCGGATGACGCTCCACCCCGGCGACGTCATCTCGACGGGGACGCCCGGCGGCGTCGGCATCTTCCGCGACCCGCCGGAACTGCTCGACGCCGGCGACTCCGTCACCGTCTCCGTCGAGGGCGTCGGCGACCTGACGAACCCCGTCGTCGCCGACGACTGA
- a CDS encoding glycoside hydrolase family 3 N-terminal domain-containing protein: MDSETENGRPRPEVSADDIDELLAEMTLEEKAGQLAGTYVGKLGTEKTLEDAEREITEDHIGAVSPFGIGITTLDDPARAAEVANRLQRHAVEETRLGIPLSVPVDAVHGHAYINGATVFPHNVGMAATRDPTLVERGGEITGREARATGATLNYGPTLDVARDQRWGRVFETYGESSYLCGELAAAEARGLRGDGDVDETLRVSSANQNAERSGDDPTIAATAKHFPAYGQPERGEDASVVEISESTFRRTFLPAFERVLDEGVDAVMPCYNSIDGEPAHGSERFLTDLLRGELGFDGFVTSDWGGVDHLHEDHGTSDSRRTSAWQAFTAGLDLVSVGGPDYAEEVVELVRKEELSERRLDESVRRILELKARLGLFEDPYVDPDGATDTLANDDHREASLDAARDSMTLLKNDGVLPLSESLDDVLVTGPNADDLHHQFGGWSVMDDSDLQGVTVREGIEDVVGEESVTYEPGATITEEADVDAAADAAEDADAAVVVLGEDWYIHEFGPQQMNRPTGDFPTRTQLELPEAQQNLLEAVQATETPTVLVLVSGRPLSIPWADENVPGILTAYYPGMDGGTAIAETVFGRHNPSGRLPVSVPRSAGHLPTVFDYLPHPTPIGADEHPDSYDPLYPFGHGLSYTDFEVSGLTLSSESIGPAGEITASVTVENVGDRAGDRSVDLFVEDVVSSRVTPVREHVGFAKASLEPGESAELEMTVPADALAVRGRDYERVEPGEFVFSCEEETTTLTVEPGRN, encoded by the coding sequence ATGGACTCCGAAACGGAGAACGGCCGACCGCGCCCGGAGGTTTCGGCCGACGACATCGACGAGTTGCTCGCCGAGATGACGCTCGAAGAGAAGGCCGGGCAACTCGCTGGGACGTACGTCGGGAAGTTGGGAACCGAGAAAACGCTCGAAGACGCCGAACGGGAGATCACGGAGGACCACATCGGCGCGGTGTCGCCGTTCGGTATCGGTATCACGACGCTCGACGACCCCGCACGGGCCGCGGAGGTGGCGAACCGCCTCCAGCGACACGCAGTCGAGGAGACGCGTCTGGGAATTCCTCTCTCGGTTCCCGTCGACGCCGTTCACGGGCACGCGTACATCAACGGCGCGACCGTCTTCCCGCACAACGTCGGAATGGCGGCGACCCGAGACCCGACCCTCGTCGAACGCGGCGGCGAGATAACGGGGCGAGAGGCGCGGGCGACGGGTGCGACGCTCAACTACGGTCCGACGCTCGACGTGGCCCGTGACCAGCGCTGGGGGCGGGTGTTCGAGACGTACGGTGAGAGTTCCTACCTCTGCGGCGAACTCGCCGCCGCCGAGGCGCGCGGCCTGCGCGGGGACGGCGACGTTGACGAGACGCTTCGCGTCTCGTCTGCTAACCAGAACGCGGAGCGTTCTGGTGATGACCCGACCATCGCCGCGACGGCGAAACACTTCCCCGCCTACGGGCAGCCAGAACGCGGAGAGGACGCCTCGGTCGTCGAGATATCGGAGTCGACCTTCCGCCGGACGTTCCTCCCGGCGTTCGAACGAGTGCTCGACGAGGGCGTGGACGCGGTGATGCCATGTTACAACTCCATCGACGGCGAACCCGCCCACGGGTCAGAGCGGTTCCTGACGGACCTCCTGCGCGGCGAACTCGGCTTCGACGGCTTCGTCACCTCGGATTGGGGCGGCGTCGACCACCTCCACGAGGACCACGGGACGTCCGACTCGCGGCGCACGTCAGCGTGGCAGGCGTTCACCGCCGGTCTGGACCTCGTCTCGGTCGGCGGGCCGGACTACGCCGAAGAGGTGGTCGAACTCGTCCGCAAAGAGGAGTTGTCGGAACGCCGCCTCGACGAGAGCGTCCGCCGCATCCTCGAACTGAAGGCGCGACTCGGCCTGTTCGAGGACCCCTACGTCGACCCCGACGGCGCGACTGACACCCTCGCGAACGACGACCACCGCGAGGCATCGCTCGACGCCGCGCGCGACTCGATGACGCTTCTGAAGAACGACGGCGTCCTCCCCCTCTCGGAATCGCTCGACGACGTACTCGTCACCGGACCGAACGCGGACGACCTGCACCACCAGTTCGGCGGGTGGAGCGTGATGGACGACTCGGACCTACAGGGCGTGACGGTGCGAGAGGGTATCGAAGACGTGGTCGGCGAGGAGTCGGTGACGTACGAACCGGGGGCAACCATCACGGAAGAGGCGGACGTCGACGCCGCGGCGGACGCCGCCGAAGACGCCGACGCCGCAGTCGTCGTCCTCGGAGAGGACTGGTACATCCACGAGTTCGGACCCCAACAGATGAACCGGCCGACCGGCGATTTCCCGACGCGGACGCAGTTAGAACTCCCCGAGGCGCAACAGAACCTGCTGGAGGCGGTGCAGGCCACGGAGACGCCGACGGTTCTCGTCCTCGTCTCCGGCCGCCCCCTCTCGATTCCGTGGGCGGACGAGAACGTTCCGGGCATCCTCACGGCCTACTACCCCGGGATGGACGGCGGCACGGCGATAGCGGAGACGGTGTTCGGTCGCCACAACCCGAGCGGTCGTCTCCCCGTCTCCGTCCCGCGGTCTGCGGGACACCTGCCGACGGTGTTCGACTATCTGCCGCATCCGACGCCCATCGGCGCGGACGAACACCCCGATTCGTACGACCCCCTCTACCCCTTCGGCCACGGCCTGAGTTACACCGACTTCGAGGTGTCGGGCCTGACGCTCTCCTCGGAGAGCATCGGCCCCGCGGGGGAGATTACGGCCTCCGTCACCGTCGAGAACGTCGGAGACCGGGCGGGTGACCGGTCGGTCGACCTCTTCGTCGAGGACGTAGTAAGTTCCCGCGTCACGCCCGTCCGAGAACACGTCGGATTCGCCAAGGCGTCGCTCGAACCCGGCGAATCCGCCGAGTTGGAGATGACGGTGCCCGCAGACGCCCTCGCCGTCCGCGGGCGCGACTACGAACGGGTCGAACCCGGCGAGTTCGTCTTCTCCTGCGAGGAAGAGACGACTACGCTAACCGTCGAACCCGGACGGAACTGA
- a CDS encoding AGE family epimerase/isomerase yields MTDTPFRTPAWLRRDALGVLDFHRERSLDTHFGGYTAQVSDRDGAVYDQRTKHLVPTARFVFGFSVGKLLDGPVWCEPAAEHGLAYLRNVAYDEERGGYGWQFEGRDVVDATRATYGHAFVLLAYATAARADVGDVEHLVAETADLLDERFFEPDHGAYASNRTAAWDPVEPSYRGQNANMHACEALLAAYEAVGGERYLERATTVAETIARDRADAADGLLWEHFTEDWAVDWEYNRDQKADLFRPWGYQPGHLLEWSKLLVQLDEHDDADWYVDRAERFFEAAVEDGWDDERGGFYYTFDREGSPIVEDKYTWALEEGLGAAARLGAATGDDDYWEWFDTIHAYLDEYATNHSLGIRYERLTPEGEPHPTIDETPKVKSGYHHVNSCYEALKALDAV; encoded by the coding sequence ATGACAGATACGCCGTTCCGAACGCCCGCGTGGTTGCGCCGAGACGCCCTCGGCGTCCTCGACTTTCACAGAGAGCGTTCGCTCGACACTCACTTCGGTGGCTACACCGCGCAGGTCAGCGACAGAGACGGTGCCGTCTACGACCAACGGACGAAACATCTCGTCCCGACGGCGCGGTTCGTCTTCGGATTCAGCGTCGGCAAACTCTTAGACGGCCCCGTCTGGTGCGAACCCGCCGCCGAACACGGCCTCGCCTATCTCCGGAACGTCGCCTACGACGAGGAACGCGGCGGTTACGGCTGGCAGTTCGAGGGGCGCGACGTCGTAGACGCCACCCGCGCGACTTACGGTCACGCGTTCGTCCTTCTCGCGTACGCGACGGCCGCCCGCGCGGACGTCGGCGACGTCGAACATCTCGTCGCGGAGACGGCCGATCTGTTGGACGAGCGATTCTTCGAACCCGACCACGGCGCGTACGCGAGTAACCGGACGGCGGCGTGGGACCCCGTCGAACCCTCGTACCGCGGCCAGAACGCCAACATGCACGCCTGCGAGGCCTTGCTCGCGGCGTACGAGGCGGTCGGCGGCGAACGCTATCTCGAACGCGCGACGACCGTCGCAGAGACGATTGCCCGCGACAGGGCCGACGCCGCCGACGGCTTGCTCTGGGAGCATTTCACCGAAGACTGGGCGGTCGATTGGGAGTACAACCGCGACCAGAAGGCCGACCTGTTCCGTCCGTGGGGATACCAGCCAGGCCACCTCCTCGAGTGGTCGAAACTGCTCGTCCAACTCGACGAACACGACGACGCCGACTGGTACGTGGACCGCGCAGAGCGGTTCTTCGAGGCGGCCGTCGAAGACGGCTGGGACGACGAACGCGGCGGGTTCTACTACACGTTCGACCGCGAGGGGTCGCCCATCGTCGAGGACAAGTACACGTGGGCGCTGGAGGAGGGACTCGGCGCGGCCGCCCGACTCGGCGCGGCCACCGGCGACGACGACTACTGGGAGTGGTTCGACACCATCCACGCCTACCTCGACGAGTACGCCACCAACCACTCGCTGGGCATCCGGTACGAACGGCTCACCCCCGAGGGCGAACCACACCCGACCATCGACGAGACGCCGAAGGTCAAGAGCGGCTACCACCACGTGAACTCCTGTTACGAGGCGCTGAAGGCTCTCGACGCCGTCTGA